AGGGCGTAGGGGCGTGTCCTCTCTTCCGGCAAGCAGTTAGCAGCAGTtagtggaagttgaggaagttaagttagttgatgatgtggcaagttAGTGGTGAGTTAAtggataaataattatcaaaataccactaaataattaccaaaacgccactccaaaaaactataaatagaccccctccccttcataaaaaatcactcaCTCAACACACAAAACCCTCTCtcaaagctccaatgcttaGTCTCTAGTCCCtttagttcttagttcttcaagttcttcaagttcttcatttttcttagcttcAATTCCTTCTTTAGCTCTCCTTTAGCCTTAATttagttccaatagcctctttccaagttttttcaattcaatctAGCACTCCCAAGCTCTTAATTTGCCAAATTCTTAGCTAGAACTctgtttccaaattaattttccagattcgtccatttattttcaaagccctatttcgtccatttaaagtcattttttgctttcaatcccttcaacaaagttgtttctgacgtcctgaagttcgatttagtgtatttattttcccaattccatgttcagaaactctatttacaagccgatctttccagcccaaattcttttagatactctgtttccagaattttccagattcgatcagttattttcaactcccaatttcgtctacttagcatccgttttagccttcgatcccttatagaagtttgttcctgacctcctgaagttaaatttagcctatttactcgtccaattccgtgttcttaagcgCCCAAACGAACCTCCCGAAGTTgaaggttaaatctgccccatttgcctaccacacgTTTCGACATTGCAAagagcacataccgtacgggcccgaccggctgCAGCTCTCCGAGAACCTCGCACCAATACCAAAATTCAacgtcaatccgagatagctattgtggctccgagtttgttgttgaattccaatttattttatcgcatttcaattctttgtattgatttattcattctaattcaattgattacctatatgtttaatatagagatttctcaattgtaattcatctCATTTTAATGCTTATTTTgaacacatgtattcaaacacttattcatatcaataaaataccaattttcccaaaatctcgtgtcaatttcgtactttcaattcctttattttacccatcttcaatttatacgcttagtttaaataaaaacaattaatCTCGCAAAGTTTGtataacggcgcgagagacccaagagggactttttcaatccttgcgtccctcgccaatcgcttcgctttagaattcatgttttcggcgcgcaaattccataaacttaatcattttaattgagaaataatcttcTCTGACATgtccgcaccctaaccacacgtgataaggttgaaattagcatatttcgaaaatatcgctaacaggtTCATATTTAAGAAACAATATATGAAAAGgcattgaaattgaaattgaaattgaaattgaaataaaaataaaaataaaaataaaaagaaaaagaaaaaagaaaaaagagtagTATGGTCTTGACCAAAAGCCAAAAGGTCGTTAACTTGACCTGAAATAAATTTGGTTGTTTTTTGACTCTAGAAATAGCCAAATACATTGCTTTTTATTTCAATTAGATGCATTTCATACAAACCccttttttgttttaattaaatgctatttaattaattcatcatcatcatttacatatatatatattaaaacaaaGGAACTTTATTAACGTAATTACATTAGTATGCATTAGAGTCTTAATAATACTAGGCTTagaatacaaaaaaaataggTCTGGCCAAAGTTATAGCGGCACCAGCAAATGCATGAGCCATCACGTTGGcaatcgttttgacaaaaatgacaaatacattGGAACACCTAGAAAGAAAGAGTTGAGAAATACTGATGATGACAGAGCCAATTTAAAGAGGGTTGTGGTGCATGAATGAATTCATTGGTCTACTTCCGCCGCATATCCATTTCGATCACCACGTTAGAGAAGTCGTGCTCATGATAAATAATAGTGCCCGATGGAGGTCTGACGCTTCTGTTAGCCTTGGAGGAAAAAGTCTTTGTCGCAAAATCTCGGACAAAGgtctcattattattattatggagAATACCACCCAAAACGATAAAATTGCTAGGAATATGGCATGCTGCATCAATATTTAGCTTCAAAGAATTATCGTTGAATACTATGGAAAACAACATCGTAGTCTTAGTAAATTGTTACAAGAAATCGCTGCTTAGTTTAACGGCAGTGAACAGAACAAGAAAGAAACTTTCCTAATAACAGATATCACTGACACCAAATTTCTCACAATTGCATGCAATATCATttataagaatttttttttatataataatgagAATTTACACTCTACACactattagaaaaaaaaatccatcaATGTcatttatcaattttattatagagaaattcacatttcatcAAGTTAATATACCATGTTAATATAAGTTAACTTTTCAATAAATTAAAGTACAATACATGTCGCATATTACCTTATTTACAATGTGGTTAAAAAACTTGTCAACATGAATCTGTAGTTGGTATGATTTCCAATTAAAAGATTtgagtaaattttttattaaaaatttaagatCTGTTTGACTATTTGCTGATAGCCGTTCGAAAAGGGTGTTACATATTTACCGTTTGACTATTTGTTGTTTATCGTTTGACTAAAGTAATTTGTAAAGTTACATGTTTTAATTGTTTTAAggttttaattgttttaatgaTAATAATTCTGAATTATAAACCTCTACGGTTGAAAAGGTTGAAATCACAtagtaattttttataattttcctaaataaaaataattgggTGAAAATACATATAAATGGGAAGTTGGTGGGAAATTTGCAGTGGATTAAGTTGACAAAACAAAACCTAATTCTCTCACTACCTTTCCACCTTTCCCTTTAGTTGCCTCATACCAGACCTCATCACCATCAGATTTTTTGACacgccttttttttttattttaattttaatttcgaCGGTCCTCAGGCATTGAAATACTTCATAATTAACATTATTCTTAATCCTCAATTAATTTTAAGAGATTAAAAGTGTCCGTTTATTTTACTTCAtttttgctgtttgaaaaggctGCTATTTAAAAAAGCTcactgcttttataaaaagctatttttcGATTATAAAAAGTAAACATGAGATTGAAAaacagcaaccaaacaccctgtaattatgtttttcttttcttatataTATTAGTATTATGCAATTGAAATTCTAGAGTTCTAGAGAGGTGTTAATGTTTCAGTCGAATTGTGTGGTGTATTTATGTACTTTTCATCAGTTTGACCACTCGatccaaattaaaataatttgaagAGTCATAGCTTCTAGATTATTAAATTtcattatctatatatataagcaAACACCCATAATTGGGTTTTtggaagatatatatatatatatatatatatatatatacataaaccaGCAAATTGGGTTTTCTGGGGTTGCTTTAAAGATTTTCATGTGGAGTTGCAGAAAAATTTGTCCCCGTTGAAGCTGAAGCAGAAATTTTATTAACAAGTTcaggtatgtatatatatatattaattttagttatcttttttcttttagaaCAATGATTTTGATTCTTTACCCTTAATTAGTTCTTCATCACCATACTTGTATCTTTTAAAGATTCTTAAAGTGCTAAATACATTTAGAGTCTCTGTTTTGCTACTGCGGCGCATAGGGTCGTACATGTGGCCTCCCCAGCTACCTGCCGACCGGGAACCACCCTTGAAATCGTTTTGTCCCAGTcatgtaattttatctttttggGGTGCAATTTGTATTTAACATATAAggatataattatttattttattttattattacgATGGAGGCTAACCgttgtttgggaggaggttaatggaagtaatggaaggttaaataagttaattttattttgggagttgttttttttttagagtaaatggaggttaatggaagttaaatgtttacttcctttaacctccaaactctaaccttCAAATTtggggttaatgggagtaacgttAAGTTTTTAAACTCCCAAACGAAATTAAAcgtttaacctcatttacattATATAAACTCCTaaacaaggttaatttttaactttctttTCCATCACTTTCCTTCCCGTCTTTTCCtttccctttccattacctcctttaacaCTTACATCCATTAACCTCAAACTTTCAAACAAAGATTAAAAAATACCAGTTAGGTTTTAGTAGGGTAAACAATGATATAATCAATTCAAACCGAgataattaatagaaataaGGTGCGATAATTATCTCGCGTGTCAGAATTGAATGAAAAACATGTAAAAGAATAAGAAATCAAGTTCAATCCAAATCgggttaactttttttttttcttccactCTTAACAATATAAGAGTCTTTTGTTTTAtatactgtttgctgttgttaACAGTTTGTTGTTTGTCATTGAAAAATActacttttctaaaaagcaaGAGATTTCcgcttttgtaaaatgctatTTTTTACAAACAAGAACTCTTAACCAACCACTTAAAACTTtccattttgaaatgaaaagggtAAACATGAGCATCAAAAGTAACAACCAAACACCCTCTAAGATTGGTTCTGCCATCTTGTGTACCAATTCTATGATGTGTTTTGCTGCATATATTAAaattcaaactcaaaatatttagtttaattaatttatatctCGTACCACTCAAATCAATCTTAATTAATCAATCGTGGTGTCTTCTGTTTAATACTATAATATGTgaattaaaaaagaaagttCTTTACTTGCAAAGAAGTTATGCTATATATGTGAAGTAAATAGAAGTGCTTTTAAAAAAGTATAGTGCATGTAGCCATATGATACATGAATatgaaacagaaaaagaaatatcTTTTTAAAAGATTGACACTTAAGCTAAATTTGCttttctttaattttcttttatgatGTGAagcttctatatatatatatattaatatagcTCAACAATCCCAAAACTACACCATTAAAATGAATAACTTCTCTCTCTGAGTGTTCTTCATTAGGTTGAGTTTTAAGAGCTTCTTTGATGGGTTATTGTTTACTTAATTATGAAcaatttttctaatttatttaattaattttatcttCGACAGGTTATTATTAGAGATGATGGGGTGtagaaataaatttcaaaaatttcaacTTGTACCATTAATATTCTTGCTCATCATTTTGGACTCCAGTTTATTAATTGCAGGACAAACGGTCTTAACTTCTCATCCAGGTAagcttttttcttcttttctttttttttttcaaaataaatgggCTGAGAATTCTCATTTTATTTCTTCATCTATTCATGCATTTTGATTATTGCAGACAATTATTTTCCATTTTCTatgattttattattattataattattactttgatgtttcattttttttggttcattaagtctttgatattttattttgatacatTATACCCCTGATCATTTAGTTTTGGTCTAATTAAGTCTttgatggaaaaaaaaaagtaattttgaacataTAATTCAGTTAACAAATTATTATTCATTGCATCTGTATTCGAAATTTGTActttttcactgtttgaaagcagttttaGATATTTGACGCGATTATATGGAAACTATAAAAACCttaattaaaactgtaaaaaatatatattttaataatttcaaatacagatgaagttaataaTATCTTTTAAACAGAATTACATTttacaacttactaatttgattaTTAAGGGTTtaatgaaacaaaaaataaatgattaagaatttaatgtatcaaaataaaagattaagggtTTAATGAACCAgttgtaaaaaagaaaaaggtttaataaatcaaaaaaatgaaaaatcaaggGTTTAATAATGATTTTTGCCATTTGTAAAGTAAATGATCATTGATTTCAATCAAAACTGTATTTCTAAGACTACAAGTAAACGTCAATTGGGGCACGTGCTCCACTTGCAAGTTTGATTTATTCAAAggagccaaaaataaaaaataaaaaattattcaatttcaTTGATTTTCACTTCTCCTTCCTAAAACCTACCatataaatttgaaaatttccCACGACGAaatgaaatattaataaaataaaggaGCGAAAACGAATTAAGTTAAGCATTAAGGATTACTTAAGTAGCAAGCAAATATAACAGGGTAAAATACAACAAAACCCCTCACGTTTTGTCAAACAAATACGtgcagaattttttttttttttttttttttgtcaaaacggtGGCTGAGTTTTCTGTTTtgctaaaaataatgatttttttagtttgacactataaaatAACGGTCAACgattttaaaatgaaattttttaagaattaaagttatatagtatcaaattttttgtttttcaaaattactTTCTCTTTTCATCAAACTAACacttaaatgatctcaaaattatagagtttttgattttttttttttttaattttgacgTCTTCAAAAGTCATTTTAGTTTTGAGGTCTTTGTTTTAACAAAACGAAAAAACCTCAATTGCAAACGAAAACCTTAATCCTTGTTTGCAAAAAAAGTACCTCTAAACTGTGAAATCACAGAGGTTGTTTTCATCATGTACATAATTGCATACTTATGTTCTtgttaaagaaaatattaatatgtacagttaattatttattagttGGGTTgtagattaattaatatgattatttagTAATAATTTTGGACTGTTTAAACTCAGGAACAGATTTACTTGAGATAAGCAATGGTACACAATCAGATGAGACAGTAAGAGTGGATCCTCTTGACAATTTAAACAAATATAGAGGAGGATATGATATCACCAACAAACACTATTGGAGTGtaattctcttttcttttcctttccataattatatatatatatatatataaattaatatatcacCAATCTCTAAATTTCACCTAAAAAAATCGATTCAACTCGTAACTTAAAAAAAGTCTCATTAGTCTCGTAAATACTTTTAAAATGATATTATTAACCCTAAATGCTATAAGAGTAGAGGGGGCTTGAGCCCATGTCTCTGGCCGTCAGAACTATGCCATATTATTGGTCCCTTATTGTAATAACCCGGTCTAAAGTGGGTTAGTATCGGGATAGAAAGTCTAAGCAAGGAGCGGTCCTAAGGGATATCGATGTGAACAGGAATGaattgaatcccacatcggaaaaaCAGAGagagtgattgaggcttattagtaaatGAGAATCCAACGCACTTTAAAATCATGAGatccaaggtgttggatttgaaccaaagcggacaatatctacatagtTTAGGGCTAGATGTTACACTTATTATCGGTGGTTCCGGTTCACAATCTTccgtgaataaaaaaaaaattaagtgagttcgatttagcaaaatatTTTTATGCATACATGTATAAAATTGGCTCTCCGAGCAAAACACTCATGTATTCGCCATTGTACAAGAGTAATGGGATATTTGCACAAATTGAAACGTGTATAATTTTAAGTAGGTTTAGGAGATCGATAGATCACCTTAATCAAGTTTAACGGATAAATATAGATTACTTAAGCTGGctatttgagaaaaaaaaaaggcaaaacATATAACTTGATCCTTGCATTTATCACAATTTTTCAAAATGTTCTTGGTCTAATTATTTTGTCCAATTGTGTCACAGTGTCACGGTGAAGTGGTTAATAAAGGGTtaaattttgaaagaaaaagagTGCATAGGCCAaatttatcaaataataaaCTTCAAGGACCAATTCAttccaaaattaaaaaaatttataaattaatcatttttcatatatttaataTGAACTTGTATTGTTTGGCAGTCTACTGTATTTACTGGAATTTACGGTTATGCCATTGCTGTCCTCTGGCTTTTGACTGGAATAATACTTGGAGGAATTCTACTTGCAAAAAATTACTGCTGTAAAACCAGACGGAAAGAAAACCTGAAGAAAAATTCACCTTGCCATAAGCAATGTTACCTATGGCCTATTCTCTTGGCAATTTTATTCACCATCCTAGCAATGTAAGTTTTCTTAACCCCATTTTACACTCAATTTGATGCCAGACCCCACAATTTCTGACACGAGAACACGAATTATGCAGAACTGCGACTGGATTAGTCCTTGGAGGGAACCGAAAATTCCATTCGAGAGCGAAAACTGTAGTAGACATCATCATTGACACAGCAGATAATGCATCAGTAACTATATATAACACAACAGGAGCTATGAAAGAAATAAGAGATAATCTGGATTCATCTAATGTTACTTCTGGTCAAGCTTCTAGTTTTCTTACTGATACATCACAGACTCTTGATGATCAAGCTAATGACATTGCGAGACAAGCTCGAAAAAACAGGCGTTTGATCGATAAGGGTCTCAAGATAGTGTAAGTTTTTGCTCTCGCTGGTATCAGAGTCTCTTAGACCAGAAGGTCTCGGAGTTCGGACCCTAACAGTTTACCTACTTTACAGTTgaacatttatatttttttttacagtttttaCCTCTTCTGCAGGTATATAGTTACAGCAGTAATTATTTCCTTGAACCTGGTTGCTCTCATAGCTCTTTCAGGTATATAAGTACTTTCCTTGTCAATCCTAGTTCTTAAAGGAATTAACTTGAAACTACAGTAAAGTCTTTGTacaggaatactctatatataggaataaactctattttgttataaaaaaaactcggtctcaacttggtaataacctctatgaccaaactctatttagcaataacctcccaattgttatacaaatagcacggtcccaagtgtattcttATGTACAGGTTTTACTGTAGTTGAAACTAGCTGAAACTAGCTTAAACTAATCGAAACTACTTGAAACTTCAATTTGATTGAATTTGGATTCTTTTTTTTGCAGTATGTGGAACTCTGAGGATAAAAAGAGCTCTTAATTGGTAAGTATAGAGCAAATTTATTGCAGTCTCGGACCGAATAATCGGATTTTTACTTAcgaaaaaattgtaattttgcattTGTTTCTcatgatttcttcttcttgcagGCTTATTGTATTGTGTTGGATCCTGACTGCTCTCTGTTGGTTTTTCTTTGGGTTGTATTTCTTCTTAGGAGAGTAAGTTCAAGTTCTTCCATTTTCTTAGTTTCCTTGTATAAATAGTTGAGTGAAATTGACACATTTGTAGTTAATTACCACAACCACGGTAGGCGGACAGAGGGGTTGGCGCAATTCTCTGCCAGTCCGCCTACTGTATGACGTGCAGACCAATATCAATTCGCGTACCACACAGGCAGACTGATATATAAGTCTGCCTGTGTGACAGGCGGACTGATATTGCTTCGCCTGTCTCACAGGCAGACTGAAATTGGTCAGCTTATGTGACAGGTGGAGTGATACAAAATTGCCCCAGTCTACTTGTCCGCCTTCGTGACTAGCCACAAACGTGTCAAGTTCCCAATAGTTGTATTTCGAAAAAAACGAGAAGTGGAGTTTCCTGTTGATAAATATACAAAAATTTCAG
The window above is part of the Euphorbia lathyris chromosome 3, ddEupLath1.1, whole genome shotgun sequence genome. Proteins encoded here:
- the LOC136224303 gene encoding uncharacterized protein isoform X1, whose amino-acid sequence is MMGCRNKFQKFQLVPLIFLLIILDSSLLIAGQTVLTSHPGTDLLEISNGTQSDETVRVDPLDNLNKYRGGYDITNKHYWSSTVFTGIYGYAIAVLWLLTGIILGGILLAKNYCCKTRRKENLKKNSPCHKQCYLWPILLAILFTILAITATGLVLGGNRKFHSRAKTVVDIIIDTADNASVTIYNTTGAMKEIRDNLDSSNVTSGQASSFLTDTSQTLDDQANDIARQARKNRRLIDKGLKIVYIVTAVIISLNLVALIALSVCGTLRIKRALNWLIVLCWILTALCWFFFGLYFFLGEFSSDTCTALENFQINPYNNSLSEILPCDELLEAKSALTDVSAGIYNIVNQVNENITIVQVCNPFAGPPEYQYQADNCPSNSIRIEDIPNLLEPLTCSGPCNDGEFIPMNDFRTMQSYTTSLQNLLDAYPGMESLIECQSVKNAFSEILTKHCKPLKKYVRMVWGSMLFLSLNMVFLVLIWTILARHEHEKHSSDHSVKPHSSSAAQNEIESEETQVVQDSSKHSLV
- the LOC136224303 gene encoding uncharacterized protein isoform X2, producing MMGCRNKFQKFQLVPLIFLLIILDSSLLIAGQTVLTSHPDLLEISNGTQSDETVRVDPLDNLNKYRGGYDITNKHYWSSTVFTGIYGYAIAVLWLLTGIILGGILLAKNYCCKTRRKENLKKNSPCHKQCYLWPILLAILFTILAITATGLVLGGNRKFHSRAKTVVDIIIDTADNASVTIYNTTGAMKEIRDNLDSSNVTSGQASSFLTDTSQTLDDQANDIARQARKNRRLIDKGLKIVYIVTAVIISLNLVALIALSVCGTLRIKRALNWLIVLCWILTALCWFFFGLYFFLGEFSSDTCTALENFQINPYNNSLSEILPCDELLEAKSALTDVSAGIYNIVNQVNENITIVQVCNPFAGPPEYQYQADNCPSNSIRIEDIPNLLEPLTCSGPCNDGEFIPMNDFRTMQSYTTSLQNLLDAYPGMESLIECQSVKNAFSEILTKHCKPLKKYVRMVWGSMLFLSLNMVFLVLIWTILARHEHEKHSSDHSVKPHSSSAAQNEIESEETQVVQDSSKHSLV